AAAAGAATTGTATATTTGAATATTCATTTCTCTACAAATGATTAATTCAAAGTGAGTTGTATATGATAAATGATTTGCTCCTCCTTAACAGGATAAAAAATGGCGATGTACAGGCTTTCGAAAAATTATTTCGATCATACTATAAGCCGCTTTGCTATTATGCAGATTCTTTCCTCAATGATATGGATAGTGCTGAAGAGATTGTTCAGAACTTATTCTATATGTTATGGAAGGACAGAGCAGATTTACAAATAAGGCTTTCAGTGAAATCTTACTTGTTTCAGTCGGTCCAGAATAAAGCTTTCAGTCACCTTAAGCACCTTCAGGTAATGGATGTTTATCGTGATAAAGTAATTCAGGAAGAGTTTGAAACAAGTAACCTTTCACCGGTTGATGAACTGGAATACAGAGAATTGGAAAGCAAATTTACATCTTTACTTCAACGATTGCCAGAGCGACAGCGAAGGATATTCTGCATGAACCGTTTCGGCGGTAAAAAGTATAGTGAGATTGCTCAGGAACTATCTGTCTCAATAAAAACAGTGGAAGCGGATATTAGTAAAGTACTCGTAATCCTGCGTAAGGAGTTGAAACATTATAATCAATGAAATTATGTTCAGAAAAGAACCAAATACAGACCTGGCGTGGAGCGCGCTTTATTCAAGACTGGAAAATGATAGTCTGTTGAATAAAGAAGACTATAGTGTAAAGCAGAAAAAGAAGATACTTCCTGTTTATTGGGCTGCAGCCTGTGTAATAGCTCTTATCAGTGCTACGGTTGTTTTCTTTTATCATTCTGATAAAGAGGTAAGTGATCTGCTTACGCTTCAGAATACTGACAGTGGAAACATTCTGGTAAAAACGTTGGGTGATGGGTCTACAATTTATCTGGCATCAAATGCTTCTTTAAGTTATCCAAAATCATTCACAGGTTCTAAGAGAGAGGTAGCATTGCAGGGAGAAGCTCTCTTTGATATTGCTAAAAATCCGAAAAAACCATTCCTTATTGAAACCGAGAAAGTGACTGTGCGAGTTCTTGGAACGGCTTTTAAAGTAAAAACATCTGGTGAAGGGAAGTTTGAACTTGCGGTACAACGGGGAAGAGTAAGGGTTACAGAAAAGGAGGGAGGAAACTATCTTGAGGTTACTGCCGGACAGTCTGTTACTTTTGTACGCAACCATCTCTTTAAATACCAGACAGCAGATAAAAAGATTTTTGAACATTACACTTCAAAGATGCGCTTTAAAGATGAAACTCTTGAAAATATAGTGCATGTTATCAATCAAAATAATGATTCTTTTGTTGTTCTAAAAGGAGGATTATTGAAGAGCTCAAGGCTGAATGTGCAGTTCTATAATAACAATGTGAATGAAATGACGCAAATAATTAGTCTGGCCCTCAATCTGAAGCGTGAAATCCGACAGGACACCATTTATATTTCGCAACCTTAATGCAGATCAATGAAACGTTTGTGCCTTTTCCTAATCTTTACTGTGATCATCCTTTCTCCAATGTGGCCGGAGAACGGAGGCGATTCGTTAAGTAAGCACATTCGCATTGAGAAACGAAAAGACACTGTTTATGAGTTGCTGAATTACATTGGCGACGTGTCGGGTTTCTATTTTATCTACGACAGCAAGATTATCGATAACGAAAAGAAAGCAAAACTTCCCGGCGGCTCGTACTCTATCCGCGAGGCTATTAATTTTGTTTTGCAGAGTGACAGCTATACCCTAAGAACGCTTGACCGCTATATCCTTATTAATAAAGCAAATGCATCTTCTTCGCATAAGGAGGGTGCATTTGCTTCTAAGAATAAAGATAGTGTGTCTTATAAACAAATCTCGGGAACTGTTCTTGAAAAGATGTCTCAATCTCCTATTCCTTATTGCTCTGTGGGCTTTGAAGGAACTGGCATCGGAACCATAACTAATAACAATGGCAAGTTTGTACTAAGGGTTCCCGATTCTCTGCTCACCGATAAATTGCATATTTCTCATATTGGCTATGAATCTCAAAGGATTCCAATTGCTTTTATGCAGAATAATCCCTCAAATATTTACCTATCGGCACGTATTGTTCCTCTTCAGGAAGTAATCTTTCGTCTTGTAAATCCCCGGAAGATTGTAAAAGAAGCACTTGAGGCGCGTGATCATCTGTATCTGGATAAACCATCTTACTTTACATCCTTCTACCGAGAAGGGATCATGCGTAAAAATGAATTGTTTAAACTTACCGAGGCTGTGTTTAAGGTTTACAAGCAGAGCTATAATCATTCTTTGTCTTCAGACCAGGTAAAGCTTCTTAAGATGCGCAAGATTACCAATAATGCAGTGAAAGATTCTATCCTTCTGAAGATGAAGGCAGGAGTTGAAGCTTCATTGTTACTGGATTTGATGAAGAATGTTCCCGACTTTCTGGAAATTAATGACAAGAATATATATGACTATACCAAGATTGATATGACAGAAATAGACTCTCGCATGGCTCACGTAATTTCCTTTGAACAGAAAAAGGGAGTTACTGAACCATATCTGAGAGGAAAGTTGTTTATTGATTCCGAAAATTCAGCATTACTTTGTGCACAGTTGGAGGTTAATCCCCAGTATATTGATAAAGCGGAAGATCAGTTCGTTGTAAGACGCGGTAAGAATGTGAAGATTCACCCTCAGCAGATTGTATATACCGTGTCGTACAAAGAGCTTGACGGCAAATATTACATGAATCACGTAAGGGGCGATTTAGTATTTAAGATGAAGGGAAGGGGACAGCTATTTTATAATTCCATGCATATTTTCTTTGAGATGGTTACCTGTAAGGTAGACACCATCAATGTGCAGCCGTTCCCTCGTGAAGAAAGATTGCCGGTACGAAAGATTTTTTCGGAAGAGAGCTTTGCTTATGATAATAATTTCTGGGGAGACTTTAATGTGATTCTCCCTGAGGAAAATATCAATAAAAATCTCTCCCGAATTACTTCTAAAATAGAAGAATCGGGAGAATAGTGCTTTCTTATAACTGTCCTTGCCAGATAAAATAATCTGGGAAAATAACTTCCGGCTTGTCTACGGGTGCGTTGAATATTCCAAATAATGAAGATCCTGAACCCGACATAGAAGCATAGATAGCTCCTGCTTCGTATAGCTTATTCTTGGCTTCTCCAATCTCGGGATGCTGAGCAAACACACTCTTTTCAAAGTCGTTTACCAGACTATCTTTCCATTCTTCCACCGGTTGTTGTATTACCTCTGTGATTCTTTTTTCTGGGAAAGCGGGAGTAATTAGAGAAAAAGCTTCACGTGTAGAAACAAAAATCTCCGGTTTAATTATGAGTATATATAATCCTTTTAATGAGATATTTATCGGATAGAAAATATTGCCAGTTCCGCTTGCAAAGGTTGGCTTGTTCCTGATAAAGAAGGGGCAGTCGGCTCCTAATTGAGAAGCAATAACTTCCAGCTCTTCCTCTGATAAACCTAGAGAGAACTTATCGTTAAGCAGCTTCAGCATAAAAGCCCCGTCGGCAGAACCTCCACCCATGCCTGCTCCCGAAGGAATATGTTTATGAAGATAGATAGAGACCGGCGGCAGGTTGAATCTCTCTTTTAGTAATCTATAGGCTTTCACAACCAGATTCTCCTCAGGATTTCCGGCTACCGGAGTTCCTGATACGTGCAATTCAAATTCCTTATCAGAATCTTTCAGAGGAACAATCTCTAAAGCATCTTCTATATGAACAGGATAAAAAACAGTTTCTAAATTATGATAACCATCGGGACGCTTTTCTGTGATATTAAGGCCGAGGTTTATTTTGGCGTTTGGGAATACTATCATTCTTAGTTATGCGTTAATTTTACACGCAAATATAAATGAAAATAATAACAATCTTATCCGGGTGATCCGAAAATGCTTCTCTCCCCGAATTTATAAAGCAATGCCTATAGATTTATTGCCCGGTGATTATCGGTTTATTGGCCTTTGGTTTTAGATTATTGGGCAATGAAATGAATGACTGAATAAATAAAAAATATATACTTGTAGCAGGAGCGTTATAACATCTTATAATTCTCTGAATCTAATAAAACAGGATGGTAAGTATAAGATAATCAGATTGTTGAAGTGCGTATTTATCTTCAAACACTTTCTTCTGAAAAAAACAGATTTATTGCTAGTATAAATTAGGGGGGTAACAGGGTGCTTCCTTCTGAAACGCCGTGATAGTGGGAGTGCTAAATTTTAGCACGGGACATATAAAAGAAGTTTTTTTCATAGTTTGTCACCACACTGTGAAATATATACACATTTAAAACGCTACCATCAGGCACACTCCACGTAAGAGTTACCATTACAGATAAACTTAAAACAGTTTCTCGAAAAAACAGTGAGAAAATACATCCGTTTTTTTTCTCAGGTCCTATTAAAAGCTTTATCTTTGTCTCCCCAAAATGTTTAGAATATAGATATGGAACAAAAAAGAAATACACGAGGCACGAAGCCTAAAGTACAGCCCATCGCCGATTATGGCCGCTTGCAGCCGCAGGCTCGCGAGTTCGAGGAGGCTGTATTGGGAGCATTAATGCTTGAGAAAGATGCTTATCCGCAGGTTAGTGAAATTCTTCGTCCCGAATCATTTTATGAACGTCATCATCAAATGATTTATGCTGCAATAACCGACCTGGCTGTTCGTCAGGAACCAATTGATATTCTAACCGTTACCGAGCAACTTAAAAAGCGCGGTGAACTTGAAGAGGTTGGAGGTCCGTTCTATATCACTAAGCTGAGTAGTCAGGTGGCTTCTTCAGCGCACATTGAGTATCATGCGCGAATTATTGCTCAGAAGTATCTGGCGCGTGAGCTTATCTCTTTTACCAGCGAGATTCAGGGAAAGTCTTTTGACGAAACACTCGATGTGGACGATTTGATGCAGGAAGCGGAAGGACGATTGTTCGAAATTTCTCAGCGAAATCTAAAGAAAGACTATACCCAGATTAATCCTATAATCTCCGAGGCGTATGAATTGCTGCAAAAAGCCGCGGCCAGAACCGACGGTTTGAGTGGT
This genomic interval from uncultured Bacteroides sp. contains the following:
- a CDS encoding FecR family protein; amino-acid sequence: MFRKEPNTDLAWSALYSRLENDSLLNKEDYSVKQKKKILPVYWAAACVIALISATVVFFYHSDKEVSDLLTLQNTDSGNILVKTLGDGSTIYLASNASLSYPKSFTGSKREVALQGEALFDIAKNPKKPFLIETEKVTVRVLGTAFKVKTSGEGKFELAVQRGRVRVTEKEGGNYLEVTAGQSVTFVRNHLFKYQTADKKIFEHYTSKMRFKDETLENIVHVINQNNDSFVVLKGGLLKSSRLNVQFYNNNVNEMTQIISLALNLKREIRQDTIYISQP
- a CDS encoding carboxypeptidase-like regulatory domain-containing protein; translation: MKRLCLFLIFTVIILSPMWPENGGDSLSKHIRIEKRKDTVYELLNYIGDVSGFYFIYDSKIIDNEKKAKLPGGSYSIREAINFVLQSDSYTLRTLDRYILINKANASSSHKEGAFASKNKDSVSYKQISGTVLEKMSQSPIPYCSVGFEGTGIGTITNNNGKFVLRVPDSLLTDKLHISHIGYESQRIPIAFMQNNPSNIYLSARIVPLQEVIFRLVNPRKIVKEALEARDHLYLDKPSYFTSFYREGIMRKNELFKLTEAVFKVYKQSYNHSLSSDQVKLLKMRKITNNAVKDSILLKMKAGVEASLLLDLMKNVPDFLEINDKNIYDYTKIDMTEIDSRMAHVISFEQKKGVTEPYLRGKLFIDSENSALLCAQLEVNPQYIDKAEDQFVVRRGKNVKIHPQQIVYTVSYKELDGKYYMNHVRGDLVFKMKGRGQLFYNSMHIFFEMVTCKVDTINVQPFPREERLPVRKIFSEESFAYDNNFWGDFNVILPEENINKNLSRITSKIEESGE
- the ispE gene encoding 4-(cytidine 5'-diphospho)-2-C-methyl-D-erythritol kinase, which produces MIVFPNAKINLGLNITEKRPDGYHNLETVFYPVHIEDALEIVPLKDSDKEFELHVSGTPVAGNPEENLVVKAYRLLKERFNLPPVSIYLHKHIPSGAGMGGGSADGAFMLKLLNDKFSLGLSEEELEVIASQLGADCPFFIRNKPTFASGTGNIFYPINISLKGLYILIIKPEIFVSTREAFSLITPAFPEKRITEVIQQPVEEWKDSLVNDFEKSVFAQHPEIGEAKNKLYEAGAIYASMSGSGSSLFGIFNAPVDKPEVIFPDYFIWQGQL
- a CDS encoding RNA polymerase sigma-70 factor produces the protein MINDLLLLNRIKNGDVQAFEKLFRSYYKPLCYYADSFLNDMDSAEEIVQNLFYMLWKDRADLQIRLSVKSYLFQSVQNKAFSHLKHLQVMDVYRDKVIQEEFETSNLSPVDELEYRELESKFTSLLQRLPERQRRIFCMNRFGGKKYSEIAQELSVSIKTVEADISKVLVILRKELKHYNQ